A region of uncultured Anaeromusa sp. DNA encodes the following proteins:
- the rplT gene encoding 50S ribosomal protein L20 gives MPRVKKGVTAHRRHKKILKLAKGYRGARSKQFKKANELVMKALFYARRDRRAKKGEFRRLWIARINAAARINGLSYSKLINGLTKAGVEVNRKMLADLAVNDLAAFNQLVETAKAKL, from the coding sequence ATGCCGAGAGTGAAAAAAGGCGTTACTGCACATCGACGCCATAAAAAAATTCTAAAGCTGGCTAAAGGATACCGTGGAGCCCGCAGCAAGCAGTTTAAAAAAGCCAATGAATTAGTCATGAAAGCGTTGTTCTACGCTCGTCGTGACCGTCGCGCTAAAAAAGGCGAATTCCGTCGTCTGTGGATTGCCCGTATCAATGCGGCTGCCCGCATCAATGGCTTGTCTTATAGCAAACTGATCAATGGCTTGACTAAAGCCGGCGTGGAAGTAAACCGTAAAATGCTGGCTGACTTGGCTGTCAATGATCTGGCTGCTTTCAATCAGTTGGTTGAAACCGCTAAAGCTAAACTCTAA
- the rpmI gene encoding 50S ribosomal protein L35: MPKIKTRRSAAKRFRITASGEFKRAKAFKSHILECKSPKRKRNLRKASLVSKSDHKRVQLMLPNA, encoded by the coding sequence ATGCCGAAAATCAAAACTCGTAGAAGCGCTGCCAAACGTTTTCGTATCACCGCCAGCGGTGAATTCAAGCGCGCTAAAGCTTTTAAAAGCCATATCCTGGAATGCAAATCACCTAAGCGTAAGCGCAACCTGCGCAAAGCTTCGTTGGTAAGCAAGTCCGACCACAAGCGCGTACAGCTTATGCTGCCGAACGCATAA
- the infC gene encoding translation initiation factor IF-3 — MRINEEIRVREVRVTTAEGEQLGIMQVRDALQMALEQNLDLVEVAPTARPPVCRIMDYGKFKYEQQKRDKEAKKKQKIVTIKEVKLRPNIEDHDFDVKKKNALRFLEDGDKVKVTIMFRGRELSHPELGRVLLVRMAKELADIANVERDPKLEGKNMIMILNPKQQQA, encoded by the coding sequence TTGCGGATCAACGAAGAGATCCGGGTAAGAGAAGTGCGGGTAACTACCGCCGAAGGTGAACAGCTAGGCATCATGCAGGTGCGCGACGCATTGCAGATGGCTCTGGAACAAAATCTCGACCTGGTAGAAGTTGCTCCGACGGCTCGTCCGCCGGTATGCCGTATCATGGACTATGGTAAGTTCAAATATGAGCAGCAAAAAAGGGACAAAGAAGCAAAAAAGAAACAAAAAATTGTTACCATCAAAGAAGTCAAGCTTCGGCCTAATATCGAAGATCACGACTTTGATGTTAAGAAAAAAAATGCCCTGCGTTTTCTGGAAGATGGAGACAAGGTCAAAGTGACCATCATGTTCCGCGGTCGGGAATTATCCCATCCGGAATTGGGACGAGTTTTGCTTGTGCGTATGGCCAAAGAATTGGCTGATATCGCCAATGTAGAACGCGATCCGAAACTGGAAGGCAAGAACATGATTATGATTCTGAATCCCAAACAACAGCAGGCATAA
- the thrS gene encoding threonine--tRNA ligase, whose amino-acid sequence MVQVKLKDGSIREVAQGTTLGELAEQLSRSLAKKVLVGKVDGQVKDLASKLNQDAAVELLTFEEDAGRNALRHSASHVLAQAVKRLYGDKKVKIAIGPAIANGFYYDFDVEEPFSTEDLARIQKEMEKIVKEDLSISRKEVSREEAIALFKERGEDYKVELIQDLPADAVISMYEQGEFVDLCAGPHVLSTGRLKAIQLQSVAGAYWRGDEKRKMLQRIYGTVFEKKADLDAYLLMLEEAAKRDHRKLGKELDLFSMQEEGPGFPFFHPNGMVVRNELETFWRKMHRKYGYQEIRTPIILNQKLWQQSGHWDHYRENMYFTEIDGEGYAVKPMNCPGGILVYRSQYHSYRDLPLRTCELGLVHRHEISGALHGLMRVRSFTQDDAHIFMLPAQIKEEIQGVIDLFNEVYSTFGLSYHAELSTRPEDSMGSDEVWETATKALQDALDERGMEYKINEGDGAFYGPKIDFHLRDSIGRTWQCGTIQLDMLMPENFDLNYIGEDGQKHRPVMIHRVAYGSLERFIGILIEHFAGAFPAWLAPVQVKILPITDRHMEYAKKVAKEMWGQDIRVTVDERNEKIGYKIREAQMQKIPYVLVVGDKEMENGTVAVRKRGEGDLGPQATDAFTQQLLAEIAAKK is encoded by the coding sequence ATGGTACAGGTAAAATTAAAAGACGGCAGCATTCGCGAGGTGGCTCAGGGGACTACTCTTGGTGAGTTGGCGGAACAGCTCAGCCGTTCTTTAGCTAAAAAAGTGCTGGTGGGCAAAGTGGACGGGCAAGTAAAGGATTTAGCCAGCAAATTGAATCAGGATGCGGCAGTGGAGCTGTTAACGTTTGAAGAGGACGCAGGACGCAATGCGTTGCGTCACAGCGCTTCGCATGTGCTGGCTCAAGCGGTCAAACGCTTATATGGTGACAAAAAGGTGAAAATTGCTATTGGCCCAGCCATTGCTAACGGCTTCTATTACGATTTTGACGTGGAAGAACCTTTCAGCACGGAAGATTTGGCACGCATTCAAAAGGAAATGGAAAAAATCGTTAAAGAAGATTTGTCGATTTCACGCAAAGAAGTTAGCCGGGAAGAGGCTATTGCTTTGTTCAAAGAGCGCGGCGAAGACTACAAAGTAGAGTTGATTCAGGATTTGCCGGCCGATGCGGTTATTTCCATGTATGAGCAAGGTGAATTTGTTGACTTGTGTGCTGGGCCCCATGTTTTGTCTACAGGGCGTCTTAAGGCCATTCAATTGCAATCGGTGGCTGGCGCTTACTGGCGAGGCGATGAAAAAAGAAAAATGCTGCAGCGTATTTACGGCACGGTCTTTGAGAAGAAAGCGGATTTAGACGCCTACTTGTTGATGTTGGAGGAAGCGGCTAAACGGGATCACCGTAAGCTCGGCAAAGAACTGGATTTGTTCAGTATGCAAGAAGAAGGCCCTGGTTTTCCTTTCTTTCACCCGAATGGTATGGTAGTGCGCAACGAATTGGAAACTTTCTGGCGTAAAATGCACCGGAAATATGGTTACCAGGAAATCAGGACGCCAATTATTTTGAATCAGAAATTATGGCAGCAGTCCGGCCATTGGGATCATTATCGGGAAAACATGTACTTTACGGAGATTGATGGCGAAGGCTATGCGGTAAAACCGATGAACTGCCCTGGCGGCATTCTTGTATATCGCTCGCAGTATCATAGTTATAGGGATTTGCCTTTGCGCACCTGCGAACTGGGATTAGTACATCGTCATGAAATTTCTGGTGCGTTGCATGGTTTGATGCGTGTACGCAGCTTTACTCAAGATGATGCGCATATCTTCATGCTGCCGGCGCAAATCAAAGAAGAAATTCAGGGCGTTATTGATTTGTTCAACGAAGTATATAGCACCTTTGGCCTTTCCTATCATGCAGAGCTGTCCACTCGTCCAGAAGACTCAATGGGCTCGGACGAAGTATGGGAAACTGCTACGAAAGCGCTTCAAGACGCACTTGATGAGCGAGGCATGGAATATAAGATCAACGAAGGCGACGGAGCTTTTTATGGCCCGAAAATTGACTTTCATTTGCGCGATTCCATTGGTCGTACCTGGCAGTGTGGTACCATTCAATTGGATATGCTGATGCCGGAAAACTTTGACTTGAACTACATCGGTGAAGACGGTCAAAAACATCGCCCAGTTATGATTCATCGAGTGGCTTATGGCAGTCTGGAGCGATTCATTGGCATTCTGATTGAACATTTTGCAGGCGCGTTCCCGGCTTGGTTGGCACCGGTGCAGGTTAAAATTCTACCCATTACGGACCGGCACATGGAATATGCTAAAAAGGTTGCCAAAGAAATGTGGGGCCAGGATATCCGCGTGACAGTAGATGAGCGCAACGAAAAAATAGGCTATAAAATCAGAGAAGCGCAAATGCAAAAAATCCCTTATGTGTTGGTTGTGGGGGATAAGGAAATGGAAAACGGTACGGTGGCAGTGCGTAAGCGCGGTGAAGGCGATTTAGGCCCCCAGGCGACGGATGCCTTTACACAACAGTTGTTAGCAGAAATTGCTGCCAAAAAATAA
- a CDS encoding GRAM domain-containing protein: MYSFPLHEDEKIIKKDHANYDSAAEKLHGALYLTTERLVFVGYVMGMEHKYLKEVSLEALTQVVTARSLGLIPNALVVKTVEKESLRFVIRRRNEWYQELMERLDPVDRAGGIGV; this comes from the coding sequence ATGTATAGCTTTCCTTTGCATGAGGACGAAAAAATCATAAAAAAAGATCATGCTAATTATGATTCGGCGGCGGAGAAACTTCACGGCGCATTATATTTGACTACAGAACGATTGGTCTTTGTAGGCTATGTAATGGGTATGGAACACAAGTATTTAAAAGAAGTTTCCTTAGAGGCGCTGACGCAAGTGGTCACGGCTCGAAGCTTGGGGCTTATACCTAACGCCTTGGTCGTAAAGACGGTTGAAAAGGAAAGCTTGCGCTTTGTCATTCGCCGCAGGAATGAATGGTACCAGGAGCTAATGGAACGACTGGATCCGGTTGACAGGGCCGGAGGCATTGGAGTATAA
- a CDS encoding DUF1858 domain-containing protein: MQPKGANLQKIRDGKKTYAVTPHLPGGFVKPEILRRYAEAAEQFGGVLKLTSAQRIMITGLKAEDVEGVWDVLGMQPALGFANCVRSIKMCPGDTFCKRGKQDAIKLGMELDKRYHKKEMPSRIKMGVAGCPNSCAEVHVKDVGFIGTDSGWDVYVGGCAGAQPRLADKLLGSLNLEEALRIAEVIVSFYKHNADVERMGVFIDRISFGSFQKEVLSRFYGQQQSDSTEMGLPLPKQTTTAPLLNEKLQPGDKVNEDTVISDILRVYPHTVPVFRSFGLGCLGCPSSTGEPLHQAAAIHGLQVSDLVEALNRSIKEEQNK; encoded by the coding sequence ATGCAGCCTAAAGGTGCAAACTTGCAAAAAATAAGAGACGGGAAAAAAACCTATGCCGTGACGCCGCATCTTCCGGGAGGTTTTGTCAAACCGGAAATACTGCGTCGTTATGCGGAAGCGGCGGAGCAGTTCGGCGGTGTGTTGAAGCTGACCTCGGCGCAGCGTATTATGATTACTGGCTTGAAAGCGGAAGATGTGGAAGGCGTATGGGATGTGCTTGGTATGCAGCCTGCACTAGGTTTTGCCAATTGTGTGAGGAGTATCAAAATGTGCCCGGGCGATACCTTTTGCAAGCGCGGCAAGCAAGACGCTATTAAGCTGGGGATGGAGCTGGATAAACGTTACCATAAAAAAGAAATGCCTTCGCGCATTAAAATGGGCGTAGCCGGCTGCCCTAATTCTTGCGCCGAGGTGCATGTGAAGGATGTGGGCTTCATCGGTACGGACAGCGGCTGGGATGTTTATGTGGGCGGCTGCGCTGGAGCACAACCCCGGTTGGCGGATAAGCTGCTGGGCTCTCTAAATCTAGAAGAGGCTTTGAGGATAGCCGAAGTCATTGTTTCCTTCTACAAGCATAATGCTGATGTAGAGCGCATGGGCGTTTTTATTGACCGCATTAGTTTTGGAAGTTTTCAAAAAGAAGTGTTGAGCCGTTTTTACGGGCAGCAGCAATCCGATTCCACAGAGATGGGGCTTCCTTTGCCCAAGCAAACAACGACTGCGCCGCTTTTAAATGAAAAGCTCCAGCCGGGAGATAAAGTGAACGAGGACACGGTTATCAGCGATATTCTGCGGGTGTATCCGCATACGGTGCCTGTTTTTCGCTCTTTTGGTTTAGGCTGCCTGGGTTGTCCGTCTTCGACGGGAGAGCCGTTGCATCAAGCGGCTGCTATTCACGGCCTACAGGTAAGTGACCTGGTAGAGGCGCTAAACCGCAGCATTAAAGAAGAACAGAACAAATAG
- a CDS encoding DNA topoisomerase, translating into MKKLIITEKPSVARNIADAINAKIRKDGFIEGADYVITWAFGHLLQLYDVKDYNQELKGWRLEYFPYIPNEFKYKIKSSDRNREQIDTGAKKQVDIINGLLLREDIDGIIAATDDDREGQIIFDEIALYLDIKKPIERLLLNEWTNDEVKKGLQSLRSNTEMGSLQDAGFGRQLADWLIGINLTSVATVKYRADESIKVLNVGRVLLPTLKIIYDRDKEIEAFKETSYYKLVSEFKIKDDSIFEGVYHENESEKFETKEKLELLQKELAEKTARITSKKVDYKKEYAPYLFNLSNLQGYITSKYKGWTSDKVLKTAQTLYENKLITYPRTASSVLDESLIEKAEKVLNAHKKGRPFESDIVFHTSKRVFDSKKVESHSAIIPTYVLPKNMNSDEKIVYEAVVNRFLAQFMPVAEYEETELVVKIDSEVLEGVFLSKGKVELNDGWKKVENVTSKEITLPHVEDGDTVFVHKSSVNEVKRKAPKYHSEKTLLREMENCGRKYKEDDAEEMMLAILSGFSIGTPATRAETIKKLKDVGYIEIRGKSLACTELGKMMVEKFPVKELFDLEYTGKLEKTLSDIEKKKFSKTDFIKMMIEFVIKSVNDVKSAAGFGAHAVIPEDVEVLGLCPECNSPVVESAKAFGCSNWKNGCKFTIWKDDKYIASFEKQVSSDMVKLLLQNGRVGFRGLKSKKGNKFAAYFYYVKDENTGRYNWKMEFLD; encoded by the coding sequence ATGAAAAAATTGATTATTACTGAAAAACCATCAGTAGCTAGAAATATCGCCGATGCCATTAATGCAAAAATCAGGAAAGATGGATTTATTGAAGGCGCTGACTATGTAATAACCTGGGCCTTTGGCCACTTGCTACAGCTATATGATGTAAAAGATTATAATCAAGAGCTTAAAGGCTGGAGATTAGAGTATTTCCCCTACATACCCAACGAATTTAAATATAAAATCAAATCGTCTGATCGGAATAGAGAGCAAATTGACACCGGCGCGAAGAAACAAGTTGATATTATTAACGGATTGCTTCTGCGTGAAGATATAGACGGGATTATTGCCGCAACAGATGATGATCGCGAAGGACAAATTATTTTTGATGAAATTGCCCTCTATCTGGATATAAAAAAGCCTATCGAACGACTGTTGCTCAATGAATGGACTAATGATGAAGTGAAAAAAGGCTTGCAAAGTTTACGCTCCAATACAGAAATGGGCTCCTTGCAAGATGCCGGGTTTGGGCGGCAACTGGCAGACTGGCTGATTGGGATTAACCTTACTTCGGTGGCTACCGTAAAATATCGTGCCGATGAATCGATCAAGGTTTTAAATGTTGGTCGCGTATTGTTGCCGACCTTAAAGATCATTTATGATCGCGATAAAGAAATTGAAGCCTTTAAAGAAACCAGTTATTATAAATTGGTTTCCGAGTTTAAAATCAAGGATGACAGCATCTTTGAAGGCGTATATCATGAAAATGAAAGTGAAAAATTTGAAACCAAAGAGAAGCTGGAGCTGCTGCAAAAAGAGTTAGCTGAAAAAACGGCACGTATTACAAGTAAAAAAGTGGATTATAAAAAAGAATATGCACCCTACTTGTTTAATTTATCGAATTTGCAAGGGTATATTACTAGTAAATATAAAGGCTGGACCTCTGACAAAGTCTTGAAGACAGCCCAAACATTATATGAGAACAAGTTGATTACCTATCCTAGAACCGCCAGTTCGGTATTGGATGAAAGCTTAATCGAAAAAGCAGAAAAGGTACTAAACGCACATAAAAAAGGGCGTCCCTTTGAAAGCGACATCGTGTTTCATACATCAAAGCGAGTCTTTGACAGTAAAAAGGTCGAGAGCCATTCCGCCATTATACCGACTTATGTGTTGCCGAAGAATATGAATAGTGATGAAAAGATCGTTTATGAGGCGGTAGTAAACCGCTTTTTAGCACAGTTTATGCCTGTGGCAGAATATGAAGAGACGGAATTGGTTGTTAAGATCGATAGCGAGGTACTGGAAGGCGTTTTTCTCAGTAAAGGCAAAGTAGAATTAAACGATGGCTGGAAGAAAGTCGAAAACGTAACTTCCAAAGAAATTACCTTGCCCCATGTGGAAGACGGTGATACGGTCTTTGTGCACAAGAGCAGTGTAAATGAAGTGAAACGCAAGGCGCCTAAGTATCATTCGGAAAAAACTTTATTGCGAGAGATGGAGAATTGCGGCCGTAAATATAAAGAAGATGATGCTGAAGAAATGATGCTTGCCATCTTGAGCGGCTTTAGCATCGGGACTCCTGCAACCAGGGCGGAAACTATCAAAAAACTAAAAGACGTCGGCTATATCGAAATTCGCGGGAAGAGCCTGGCTTGCACCGAATTAGGTAAAATGATGGTTGAAAAATTTCCTGTAAAAGAATTATTTGACTTAGAGTATACGGGGAAATTAGAAAAAACCTTATCAGATATTGAGAAGAAAAAGTTCAGTAAAACCGATTTCATCAAGATGATGATTGAGTTCGTAATAAAATCGGTTAATGATGTAAAAAGTGCCGCTGGCTTTGGGGCCCATGCGGTTATCCCGGAAGATGTTGAAGTATTGGGCCTCTGCCCGGAGTGTAATAGCCCCGTGGTTGAATCAGCGAAAGCCTTTGGCTGCAGCAACTGGAAAAACGGCTGTAAGTTTACCATCTGGAAAGATGATAAATATATTGCTTCTTTTGAAAAACAAGTATCATCCGATATGGTTAAGCTGTTGTTGCAAAATGGCAGAGTTGGTTTTCGCGGCTTAAAAAGTAAAAAAGGGAACAAGTTTGCTGCCTATTTCTATTATGTCAAGGATGAAAATACAGGCAGATACAATTGGAAAATGGAATTCCTTGATTAA
- a CDS encoding HD domain-containing protein translates to MEKRALNNADGSKVFKAALENPSGLSGGDAWTPDLHLALYKTAQIGADGQLYEAVTHNGTRSDIHRLDSFYSFWTFWPQVVNTALLEEYRLLAGDESILRQQFHRPESIHGISHMKRVLLHAFFLSFLEQLSAKDRKVLLYAAAFHDIGRSHDALCERHGADSIAKMNKIVVVQQQLDLEDLRALQFIMRWHCIADQRGVKALGEMPAAEQARIKYLFFLFKDCDALDRVRILDLDFKYLRCRRSWQLALVAYQLLHHLGELEQEFLL, encoded by the coding sequence TTGGAAAAGCGGGCATTAAATAATGCGGACGGCAGCAAAGTATTTAAGGCCGCCCTGGAAAATCCTTCTGGTTTGAGCGGCGGCGACGCCTGGACTCCAGATTTGCATCTGGCTTTATATAAGACGGCGCAGATTGGGGCTGATGGGCAGCTTTACGAGGCGGTTACCCATAACGGAACTCGCAGCGACATTCATCGTCTTGACAGCTTTTATTCTTTTTGGACTTTTTGGCCGCAGGTGGTTAATACCGCCTTACTGGAGGAGTATCGCCTGCTGGCTGGGGATGAGTCAATCTTGCGCCAGCAGTTTCATCGGCCCGAAAGCATTCACGGTATCAGTCATATGAAACGGGTTCTGCTGCATGCTTTTTTTCTTTCCTTCTTGGAGCAGTTGTCGGCGAAGGACCGGAAAGTGCTGCTCTATGCGGCGGCGTTCCATGACATTGGGCGCAGCCATGACGCCTTGTGCGAGCGTCACGGGGCGGACAGCATTGCCAAGATGAACAAGATTGTTGTCGTACAGCAGCAACTAGACCTGGAAGATTTGCGGGCTTTGCAATTTATTATGCGCTGGCACTGCATTGCGGATCAGCGCGGCGTAAAAGCTTTAGGAGAAATGCCGGCTGCCGAGCAGGCACGCATCAAATATCTTTTCTTCTTATTTAAGGATTGTGACGCCTTGGACCGCGTGCGCATTTTGGATTTGGACTTTAAGTATCTGCGCTGTCGCCGCTCTTGGCAATTGGCGCTTGTGGCCTATCAGCTTTTGCATCATTTAGGGGAATTGGAACAAGAGTTTCTTCTTTGA
- a CDS encoding 7-carboxy-7-deazaguanine synthase QueE, with product MKYPVLELFSSIQGEGYYQGTLASFIRLGGCNLRCAWCDTAHSQTAATAKWLDISEIIVQMPREVRRVIITGGEPTLHDLGPLVAALHARGHEVALETNGTQEVPAEWGIDWIAVSPKPDAAYDVRCHADELKYVVDEQLQAEHIQDALVSEGRVYLQVEGGRSASALRALELVRANPQKLWRVGVQLHRVLQVP from the coding sequence ATGAAATATCCGGTTTTAGAGCTTTTCAGCAGCATTCAAGGAGAAGGCTACTATCAGGGGACGCTGGCGTCTTTTATACGTCTGGGCGGTTGCAATCTTCGTTGCGCTTGGTGTGATACAGCTCATTCGCAAACGGCAGCAACGGCAAAGTGGCTGGATATTTCTGAAATTATTGTACAGATGCCTCGGGAAGTGCGGCGAGTCATTATCACCGGCGGCGAGCCGACTTTGCATGATTTAGGGCCTTTGGTAGCGGCGCTGCATGCGCGTGGGCATGAAGTGGCATTGGAAACCAATGGCACCCAAGAAGTGCCGGCTGAGTGGGGCATTGACTGGATTGCCGTTTCACCTAAGCCGGATGCTGCATATGACGTACGCTGTCATGCGGATGAACTGAAATATGTGGTAGATGAGCAGTTGCAGGCGGAACATATTCAAGACGCCTTAGTCTCGGAAGGACGGGTATATCTGCAGGTTGAGGGCGGACGGTCAGCTTCGGCTTTGCGGGCTTTAGAATTGGTGCGAGCCAACCCTCAGAAACTGTGGCGCGTAGGCGTACAGCTGCATCGGGTGCTGCAGGTGCCTTGA
- the queC gene encoding 7-cyano-7-deazaguanine synthase QueC: MKQGQGALVVFSGGQDSTTCLFWALERFERVETVTFDYGQRHSSEIEHARQIAAELGVKHAVLDMALLNQLAPNALTRTEIPVERGQDGELPSTFVPGRNLLFLSFAAILAKGHGLRHLVTGVCETDYSGYPDCRDIFVKSLNVTLNLAMAEEFVLHTPLMWMDKAQTWELADQMGKLDYIAEKTVTCYHGIPGAGCGECPSCLLRAKGLEVYRQQRLGNKV; the protein is encoded by the coding sequence ATGAAACAGGGCCAAGGCGCCTTAGTGGTTTTCAGCGGCGGACAGGATAGCACTACCTGTCTATTTTGGGCGCTGGAACGATTCGAACGGGTGGAAACGGTTACTTTTGACTACGGACAACGACATAGCAGCGAAATTGAGCATGCGCGGCAGATTGCCGCAGAACTAGGGGTGAAGCATGCAGTATTGGATATGGCGCTGCTAAACCAGTTGGCCCCCAATGCGTTGACGCGTACGGAAATTCCCGTCGAAAGAGGACAAGACGGAGAACTTCCTTCTACTTTTGTTCCGGGGCGCAATTTGCTTTTTTTGTCTTTTGCCGCCATTTTGGCTAAAGGGCATGGCTTGCGCCACCTGGTGACTGGTGTGTGTGAAACCGATTACAGCGGCTATCCAGATTGTCGGGATATATTTGTCAAGTCATTGAATGTCACCTTGAATTTAGCCATGGCAGAGGAGTTTGTTTTGCATACGCCGCTGATGTGGATGGATAAGGCGCAAACCTGGGAATTGGCGGATCAAATGGGAAAGCTAGACTATATTGCCGAAAAAACGGTGACTTGTTACCATGGCATTCCCGGCGCTGGCTGTGGCGAGTGCCCTTCGTGTCTTTTACGAGCCAAGGGGCTTGAAGTCTATCGGCAGCAGCGGCTAGGTAACAAGGTATGA
- the folE2 gene encoding GTP cyclohydrolase FolE2 yields MDDVQSSMDHRGISLQKVGVKGVRLPFSIRTKAGGFQHVVATIDAAVDLPHDYKGTHMSRFLEVLDTWRNKPVSMVELEDMAKDICVRLQAGRAHVCFSFIYFIEKAAPVSGIRSLVDYNCSFEAAYDEDGTFDFIISVEVPFTSLCPCSKEISRYGAHNQRGMMRARLRCRPGVLHWLEDLVASMEAQGSAPVYSLLKRQDEKFVTEQAYENPKFVEDVIRDLILLFRGLKGVRWFAIECENFESIHNHSAYAAHSEWVEGATGK; encoded by the coding sequence TTGGATGATGTGCAAAGCTCGATGGATCATAGGGGGATTTCATTGCAAAAAGTAGGGGTAAAAGGGGTTCGTTTGCCTTTTTCTATTCGAACGAAGGCCGGAGGATTTCAGCATGTTGTCGCTACCATTGATGCGGCAGTAGATTTGCCTCATGATTATAAAGGAACCCATATGAGCCGCTTCTTAGAAGTATTGGATACTTGGCGCAACAAGCCGGTTTCCATGGTGGAACTAGAGGACATGGCAAAAGATATTTGTGTTAGGCTGCAAGCTGGCCGGGCGCATGTATGTTTTTCGTTTATATATTTTATTGAAAAAGCGGCGCCGGTGAGCGGCATTCGCAGTTTAGTTGATTATAACTGTTCTTTTGAAGCTGCCTATGACGAAGATGGAACTTTTGATTTTATTATTTCCGTGGAAGTTCCTTTTACGTCCTTATGCCCGTGCAGCAAAGAAATATCTCGCTATGGCGCGCATAATCAGCGCGGCATGATGCGGGCGCGTTTGCGTTGCCGACCAGGGGTTCTGCATTGGTTGGAAGACCTGGTGGCGTCCATGGAGGCGCAGGGGAGTGCGCCAGTGTATTCACTGCTCAAACGGCAGGATGAAAAATTTGTCACCGAGCAGGCTTATGAAAATCCTAAATTCGTAGAAGATGTTATTCGTGATTTGATTTTGCTGTTTCGCGGCCTTAAGGGAGTACGTTGGTTTGCGATTGAATGTGAAAACTTTGAGTCCATTCACAATCATAGCGCCTATGCCGCGCATAGCGAGTGGGTAGAAGGAGCGACTGGAAAATGA
- the fni gene encoding type 2 isopentenyl-diphosphate Delta-isomerase, translating into MHSTRQSRKLDHVRCALDLPDGPVQNGFQDVLLLHHCLPDLSLEDISLATAVGNQTLSHPLIINALTGGARDVLVLNERLAILARETQSILAVGSQYAALEEPALEETFRIVRHHFPSGSVWANLGAHATPAEAAMAVAMLDASALQLHLNVAQELFMLEGDRDFRGYRENIAAICRAVSVPVIVKEVGCGMQREAAEAILTCGVAALDVGGAGGTNFIAIEAKRCEENLPAELLAWGIPTAYSLLEVGHTVQQQGAALIASGGVRTAVDVVKALALGADAVALAAPALRLVWSGDLKAAVREWQILLMQVRKLLLLSGCSCIKEVQKSPVVLTGLAESWSQQRGLKRRFF; encoded by the coding sequence ATGCATTCTACCAGGCAATCGCGCAAATTGGATCACGTGCGGTGTGCGTTGGATTTGCCGGACGGACCTGTTCAAAATGGCTTTCAGGATGTGCTGTTGCTGCATCACTGCCTGCCGGATTTGTCCTTAGAGGATATTTCTCTTGCTACTGCCGTTGGAAACCAAACTTTATCTCACCCTTTAATTATCAATGCGCTTACTGGCGGAGCTCGGGATGTACTGGTTTTGAATGAACGGTTAGCCATTTTAGCGAGGGAGACGCAAAGCATTTTAGCAGTTGGTTCGCAATATGCGGCTCTGGAAGAACCGGCGCTGGAGGAGACCTTTCGCATAGTACGTCATCATTTTCCGAGCGGATCGGTGTGGGCTAATTTGGGAGCCCATGCGACCCCTGCCGAAGCAGCCATGGCGGTTGCCATGCTGGATGCTTCGGCATTGCAGCTCCACTTGAATGTTGCGCAAGAACTTTTTATGTTAGAAGGGGATCGAGACTTTCGAGGCTACCGTGAAAACATAGCCGCTATTTGCCGAGCCGTATCCGTGCCTGTGATCGTCAAGGAAGTGGGCTGTGGCATGCAAAGAGAAGCGGCTGAAGCGATTCTAACTTGTGGAGTGGCAGCGCTGGATGTTGGCGGAGCCGGCGGGACCAATTTTATTGCCATTGAAGCTAAGCGGTGTGAAGAAAATTTACCGGCAGAATTGCTGGCTTGGGGAATTCCTACGGCGTATTCATTGCTAGAAGTGGGACACACAGTGCAACAGCAGGGGGCTGCGCTGATTGCTTCCGGAGGAGTGCGTACCGCTGTGGATGTTGTCAAGGCGTTAGCATTGGGAGCCGATGCGGTCGCATTGGCGGCACCGGCGTTGCGGCTGGTATGGTCTGGCGATTTAAAGGCGGCTGTTAGGGAGTGGCAGATTTTGTTAATGCAGGTTCGGAAGTTGTTGCTTCTATCAGGCTGTAGCTGTATTAAAGAGGTGCAGAAGTCTCCCGTGGTTTTAACAGGTCTTGCCGAGTCATGGAGCCAGCAACGAGGGTTGAAGCGGCGCTTTTTTTAA